Within Spinacia oleracea cultivar Varoflay chromosome 4, BTI_SOV_V1, whole genome shotgun sequence, the genomic segment ACTCGAGATAAAACCTCATTCTTTATGAAGGATATATAACATCTTTTAAACAACTAAACTAAGAAAACTCATTAAATGAAAGGAATAATGGgttctaataatccaacctatTAATAAAATCagacaaaatatatttatagaaattcACATCTTGAATAATTATATGACAATTAGTACCATTTCaagaaaatatttatttataaaaatcaaCTAACATCCATAAAATTATACAATGTCGCTATTGTAATTATTCTTATAAACGTACTTCAAACTAGCTAAATATAGTAAATCAAAATTGAAATGATATAACCAGAAAATTCAGTTGACAACAACTTTTTGATAAGCTACTTTATTAGAATATGACATTTTGTCTTAGGCGTCTAGCAACATTTCAATTAtaaaaatatttcataattactccttatttatgttattactaCAAAAGAAGTGCATGTTTTTAAAAATCTAATGCACTATTTTATTTGTTTCCTAATTTATAGAAATCATGTGCATTAGCACGGGCCCATATtagttcataattaattaaatatatactATAAGTTAGGCTACTGTTTCTACTTTGGACTCCCTGGTGTTTCTAGGAGTATTATTATTTGGTAAAGATCTTAATGTTTGATATAGTAATGTTCCGAAGTCTCACCGTATGTACTCATGGACAATATGCACTAATCTTttcccaaaaagaaaatatagtacatagatttaaaaaaaaaatttaccatAAGATCTTACAAATTATCACTAATTTAGAAATTACTCTGTATAATAGTCAAATTTGATAAATCACTAATTTAGAATATactaacttttatataaggcggtcttacacaaaacccacattggtgtcatataagtaattaagcaataaaatcaattagttaagcaatgaaactaattagttaagatctgaaaccaattagttaataaatgaaactaattagttaaacaatagaactaattagttaaacaataaaaccaattagttaaacaactaaaccaaatagttaatcaattaaagtggtcttttcggtaagcagtcttacacaaaagttgtccTTTAGAATATTACACCAGCCGTATTAGAGATTAGTAAATATAACGTATCAGATTGCTAACTATTATGACATTGAATATTCTATAGTGGATTATACTAACATGTATAACTGAACTGACAGAGATATTACTTTTGATATCTCATACGTAGTATTTAATAATATTCTAAGGTATCAAATTGCTAACTATTGTTATTATTCATTTTGTTTATAATAAATTTGCACTAgaatattattaatttgtatGTAGAATTTAGTTTTTGATAAAATGATAAAAAAGAATATTACACAGGGACACTTGGCAGCCTCATAATGAACAAAATATTCTATAAACTCTACTAAAACATGGGGTACTCATTATGAGGCGAACATTTTTTACTTCAAAAATTCTACATTTAAACTAAGCTATAGTTTTTATAATATTCCAAATATCACATGAGCAAAAATAACCAAAATTAGTACATGCTGCTGGTTTGTGTCAACTGGTAAACATGCTAAAGGATTGACAGGAAAAAGAAGGGGGGGATTTGAATTGTTTTGACGGTGAATGTTGTTAACTTCCTTTTATATATTGTTATTGGAGTCTCAATGTTTGGGTGTTTGGTTCACCCCCTTGATTTTTACATGCTAGTGAATTcaagaaatatattttttaaatatttgtttaagtTTATAGTCAAAGTTATGTGTTTATAAGCGTGAAATTTAAAATGATGTGATTAATTGATACAAAAGAAGTATGTTTTGttaaaaaatcacaaaaaattgtTTGCTTATCCAAATCCTATAGAAAATTTGATTTCTCGGATATTTATAGTTTACCCTCACttttcaaaagaatttaatttggGATAAAAGAGCCCTTTACAATACTCCGTAGATGCTAATATATCAAACCATTTACAGTTTACTCACCATTTACTGAAGAGTTGAAAATTAACGGCTTGGATGAATACAACTCTTCCAAACCGCTACTCATACTTGCCAAACGAGTGGATTTATATTTTAGACTAGTCAAACCGCCACTATTGTTCCAATCTGCCAATTTGACCCCAAACCTCTCTTCGTAGCACACACAAAAAATATgcttttttaatatatttttttatctgGAGGAATTTTTTTATCTTACCAAATTAATATCTGTTCTTACTTTTTTCTAGGAgcttcaaaatcaataatagtTATTTATGAACTATACAAATTACTTGACATAATCGTAAATAAATTAAAGAGAAATTTTCTTTGGTAACCTtaagttttttattttctctttggtaaaataaaaacaagaatTTATCTCTGATAGCCTTAAGCTTGTTATACATAATCAAACAATAACCTTAATGatggttttattttatttgtggttAACTACATTATTAAACTAATTGATTGTAGTTAACTAACGATTAAGTTACATAAATACCCATAAAACCTAGTGTTCCCTCCTAGATGAAAAGAATATTCCCTTCCAAATTATTCCCTCCTCTTATATAAACCAAAACCGATAACCTTAACACCTAACTCATTATTGTGCAACCAAGTAGTTTCTTTGCATTATCAAAAATGTTAAATTTGTAATGTTTTTAAATAATGATCTTTAGTTCCCCATATTTTTGTTCGGATATATAACACTTCAATTGATTTACAACGATTTTTGTTTGAAACGCTTTAATTGATAAAAAGTTAGTAAGTACGTACTACGTAGTATATGTGAATGGTGAACTATGAAGAGGGTATTTTTATACATTCGGATGTTAACCACGGTTAATCAAATTGGTCAAACCTTCATTAATatcattgtttaattatttatagaAACTTAAGTTAACCAAAGAGAAAATTCTTGTTTttagcaaagaaaaaaaaaagagaagaaacTCAAGGTTATCAAAGACTATTTCCCTACCattgatgtcttggcctagtggttaagactgagggcatGTGTATAATAGTTCTTAGATTCGAATCCCCATACCCCATTTGTAATCTATATttcccttgtggctcattcgaaaaaaaaaaaaaaaaaaaaaaagactattTCCCTAAATTAAATTCCATGTGGAACAATATTTTTCATCTATTACCAACTTTATTCCATTAAGCTCAAATTTTATTCGGTTTAATTcacttttgtttatttttaagtTCACacacttttttattttcttacctCGAGTAGTatttaatttccttttttttttctagcgTTTTGGAGTAATTAGCAAAAGACTATACAGTATCGCCACTTCACCTGAGGAGCAACATCCGCCGCCGCCAACTCCGTAATTTTCCGATCAACTCAATCTCTTTCCTCTCTGAATCGTCGACTTCGGTGCAGCAGAGGTTAGGGTTTTTCAATAAATTTCATTTTCCGATTTCAATTTATGTCCATTTACTAGATCCTTGATGATAAATCATTAAATTGAGTATTCGTTTGCATCGGAATTGATAGAACCTTCAATTTGTTAACATTTGATTGTCATGTGGTTtaccatttttgtaatttttgatTAAATTGAAGTTTAAAGTCCTACTTCTTTATATGCTCATCTAGTCTTACGATTCTGTTTCTTGAGCTGAATTTTGCCGCAAATACATGTGGGAGAAATTTATCGTGAAATGGGGATATCATTAGGTTCAATCTTGCAAATGATTAGGGGAGTTATTTGATTAGTCCTCCCACCAAAACAATGTATGTGTCTCGCACAATATTTACTGAAGGACTATAGAGCAATTGAAATGTTGTTGTGACTTGTGACCTATTTGAACCATCCTTGAGTGCCCATTTTCTATAGCTATATGGAACAGTGGTGGGAATAATAATGTGGGGTGATTGGTGAGTGACTGAGTGAGAAAGTTGGATTGACAGGCTTATATCTTTGTGGGATTGGCTGGAGCAATTGCAGTTGGGATATGTTCAAAAACGGGTTTTAGTATCCTAGGCGGATGTAAGGAAGAGAGCGTAGGATCTGTAGTAGGCAACTTGATTGCGTTCAGCTTCTTTGTAATTTTCAGCTGGCTTGTGTAAAAgatggaaatgcagcagctTTTAGTTAATGGAGTCTGGTTCAGTTTGGTTACCTCATGACTTCTGAAGTCTGTGACTACTAAGTAAGGATGTTGGCTGTGAACAGGGTAAGGGGTATGGCTTCAGCTTTGCTGTTTGGGATCGGGAGTTGTGGCATTGGGTGGGGTGGAACGACAAGGTCAGTGTTTGGAGATTTTACTTGTTGGGCTTAAATGGAGTTGGGAGGTAGGATAGACTTGATCAACTAAATAGATCTTAATCAGTTCTCGAGTCTCCTATTGGTTAGGTGGTTCAAGagattttttcttgttcttggtGATTTGTTGAAAGGTAGAGAATTAATTTAGCTCATAATGTAGCTAGATTTCAGCCTTCTATGTTTGATTAGAGGATTTTGGCCGGCTTGATCATATGCCAGATCATCTAAATGAGTTGAGCTTCATACTTTAAGTCTTTAAGTACTTAACAATGCAATAATTCTCCCCTTGGTTGCTAtgattgttaaaaaaaaatcgtaataaTCTTGAACAGTCAATCTCTTGAATAAGGGATTATTGTTTTTGTGTGATTGGCTGGGAGCAGTTGCAGTTGGGGGATGTTCAAAAACGTCTTTTAGTATCATAATGTAGCTAGATTTCAGCCTTCTATGTTTGATTAGAGGATTTTGGCTTGATCATATGCCAGATCATCTAAATGAGTGGAGCTTCATACTTTAAGTCTTTAAGTACTTAGCAATGCAATAATTCTCCCCGTGGTTGCTAtgattgacaaaaaaaaaatcttaataaTCTTGAACAGTCAATCTCTTGAATAAGGGattattcttttctttttcttcaccAGTTATAATAGAATTTGCTGTTGACTTGGTGGGTTAAGActtgtttgtttgattgttGGAGGTTTGGCttgcaacaacaaaaacaaaacaagggCAATACAATAGTTTTGTGTAGAAAGAAGTAGAGATTTGATGCATATTTAAATGAACTATTGCAGGTGAAAACCTTAATGGAAGGGGAAACAGCTGATGTAAAAGGGACACCGAATAGCTCCCTGTCGGTTGTCCATGGTGATGGCGTAAGTGTAGAAGAGTGCCAAAAGATGATCCAGCGAAGCTTGCGAACTCCAACGGTGAAATTTCTGATGGGGCATTTGGAAAAATCTGGGTGTAGCATCGGCGATAACTTCATAAAAGCCGTTGATTGTAAGCAGCAAGTTAGCGGTGGTTATACTCGTGGTGGAGGGATAATGGTATGTAGCAATTACATGAACATGCAAGATGAAGTCAACCAAGTTCTGATCCATGAGCTTATTCATGCTTATGATGACTGTACTGGTAAAAACTTGAATTGGGCTAATTGTGCTCATCATGCTTGTAGTGAGATCCGCGCTGGTCATTTGAGTGGTGATTGTCACTTCAAACGAGAGCTATTGCGTGGTTATATGAAGCTTCGAGGCCACGAACAAGATTGTGTTAAAAGAAGAGTGATGAAATCGGTGATTGCTAATCCTTTTTGCTCTGAAACAGCTGCAAAAGATGCAATGGAAGCTGTTTGGGATACTTGTTACAATGATACACGACCCTTTGATAGAGCTCCTTGAGATAGACTGACAGTTGCAGTTGGTTACACAAAATTAATTTTCATGACATTTTTGTTTTCTGAAATAGTTTTGATAAAGCTTCAATTGCAGAATGGAAGTATGGAACCAAGTAATTGCTGCAGTAAGTGAGGTAGACAGCTCCTATAAGCTGAAtctcgatttttttttattttttcccgATAATTACTGCACACGAAGGCAATTTGTAATTGTTTATATCTGAGTTGTGTACCTTACCTTTTGAGTTATATGGAACTCAGGTTGAATTTTTAGTCCAGTTTAGCATGTGAAACCAAGTTTTTCTCTTAAATCTTACTGCGAAATTCGATTTATGAAGATTTTTACAGATGAACTGTTAAACGAACAAATCTGAACTGTTAAATTCAAATGAAAAGGAATCAGTGGCTTCTCTTTCTATGTAAGATGTTATCTTCTTTGTTAGCTTTGTGCTGATAATTTCGTTCGTCCTGTATTTTCTCTGTAAATAAGTAAAGTAAGCAGAAGAGCAAAGCAATACAAagctatttttgtcaaatttctGTCCCTTTTACCAGAGTTCTTATTTCACATGATAAACTAAAACAACAGCGACATTGCAAAGTCACCAAGTACACATCTTGCATACTGTAAATAAAATCGAATACGGCAAAACTTGAGAAAATCATTTATAAGTAATTGTTAACTATTccgtattttttagtgataatttttttgctttaataaaattattccTTTAAAATCATTTATAATATTAAAAGTAATTGTTTAagcctttaaaatgtttatccatcaaaaaaattatgtaatataaaagttaatcaaaatatgTAAAAAGTATGAAGCTGGATATATCACAAATCGactttttatactccctccgtcccaaattagttgttacactttcctttttcggccgtcccagattagttgttacacttctaaattaggaatgaccccacaaatatttttttctctctcttcccactaaatttatTTTGGTCCCCacaccctatctcattcaattaaaaagataccccactaacttatatcacatttactttttcaataaaataacaattgataaccaaacaaccacttatcacctaaaactttgtgctctgggacggaaggagtatttAAAATACAAATATATGCTTACCAATTAAGTCAATGGGAGTAACAAGAAGATGAATTATAGATATGAAGAGTGAAGTATTAATCGACGGCTGCACCACAACAACATAGAGTGTGAGGGTTTGAGTATTTGAAAATGAGTTTGTGGGTTTACAAAAACGCATTGGATCATTGATAGAATtgagggaaaaaaataaaaaattgacttattattgaAATGAAGCCAAGCCAATGCCGGAAACTTACATTATGATGTctttcacaatttttttttttttacagaaatgtgtgatttcacaaaaaaaatacgTAGTATATAAGGTTCTTTCTCGCTACAGGTTATAAAAGATCATTTTTTACAAATATgccaaataaataatcaaaaaaaagaaaagaaaaaacaacaacaaataataCGGAGCCACTTGCTAgtaaagatggctgtgggccgggctggcccgaagcccgacccgacccggcacgaaaaaagcacggcccggcacgagcacgcaaaaagcacggcccggcacggggcacgaagtcgtgggccgtgggccttacttttttggaaaaaacacgacaaggcacggcacgacaaagcacgttaaatttagtcaaattagccttaggcacgcGGGCCGGTCCGGCACGGCACGAAAGCACGTGGGCTTGGGCCGAGCATGggccttatttttaacttttcggccCGGCACGAAACAACGTGGGCCTGACGTGGGCCCGACACGTTTAGGCCCACGGCCCGTGGGCTCGGCACGAAGcacggcccggcccggcccacagccatctttacTTGCTAGTTGCTACTTGCGGATGTTACTCTAGTCAGCAGTTCAGCACTGAACTAGGTTTAACATCTTCCTTCTCAGAATCCCTATTTCCTATTTCCCATTTCCCAATTTTCTCCCTCCCGCCACCGCCATGGCTCTCTACCGTCTCCTCGTCCGCTCCTTCCGCCGCACCACAGCCGCTATTACCACTAACACTACCACCACTCCTCACTCCTACCTCCCTACTCTCCAACCTCACccctcattctctctcctccacctCCGCACCCTTGCCTTTTCCTCCGCGGAAGAAGCGGCAGCAGAACGGCGCCGCCGTAAGCGCCGTCTCCGCATTGAACCTCCTCTCCACGCC encodes:
- the LOC110793199 gene encoding mitochondrial inner membrane protease ATP23; the protein is MEGETADVKGTPNSSLSVVHGDGVSVEECQKMIQRSLRTPTVKFLMGHLEKSGCSIGDNFIKAVDCKQQVSGGYTRGGGIMVCSNYMNMQDEVNQVLIHELIHAYDDCTGKNLNWANCAHHACSEIRAGHLSGDCHFKRELLRGYMKLRGHEQDCVKRRVMKSVIANPFCSETAAKDAMEAVWDTCYNDTRPFDRAP